Proteins from one Mycobacterium adipatum genomic window:
- a CDS encoding FmdB family zinc ribbon protein, producing the protein MPTYSYACTECDNRFDQVQAFSDDALTVCPQCNGRLRKLFGKVGVVFKGSGFYRNDSRDSSKSSSTASSSKSSESSTSTASSSSDSTSSASAASSSSSTSSSSTSATPAAASS; encoded by the coding sequence GTGCCTACCTATTCCTACGCGTGTACCGAGTGTGACAATCGGTTCGATCAGGTCCAGGCGTTCAGCGACGATGCGCTGACCGTCTGCCCGCAGTGCAACGGACGGCTGCGCAAGTTGTTCGGCAAGGTCGGCGTGGTGTTCAAGGGCAGCGGTTTCTACCGCAATGACAGCCGCGACTCGTCGAAGTCGAGCAGCACCGCGAGCTCGTCCAAGAGCAGTGAGAGTTCGACGTCGACGGCGAGCAGCTCCTCGGACTCCACGAGCAGCGCATCAGCCGCGTCGAGCTCGTCATCGACATCGTCGAGTTCGACCAGCGCGACGCCGGCCGCCGCCTCCAGCTAG
- a CDS encoding SAF domain-containing protein gives MGESLDPSALTRLRRALRPDWTRTVAARRIAAGLLVTLAAVAAFRPDPAGVRTDVVIALRDLPPGTALTAGDVGVETRLATTVPDGATGDIAIVLGATLSGPARRGEVLTDVRLLGSRLTEASVGPDARIVPLHLADEALVALIRPGDIVDVLAAGSTDAGPDTAPEVVATEAVVTLVSAEPTGPAGSPGRVVLVALPRHAANAVAGAALTRQITVTFH, from the coding sequence GTGGGGGAATCACTGGATCCATCGGCGCTGACCCGGCTGCGCCGAGCGCTGCGCCCGGACTGGACGCGCACCGTGGCGGCCCGCCGGATCGCCGCCGGGCTGCTGGTGACGCTGGCCGCCGTCGCCGCGTTCCGACCGGACCCGGCCGGGGTGCGCACCGATGTCGTCATCGCCCTGCGCGACCTCCCGCCGGGGACCGCACTGACGGCCGGCGATGTCGGCGTCGAAACACGCTTGGCGACAACCGTCCCCGACGGTGCGACTGGCGATATCGCCATCGTGCTCGGCGCCACCCTCTCCGGACCGGCCCGGCGCGGTGAAGTGCTGACCGATGTCCGGCTGCTCGGTTCGCGGCTGACCGAGGCCAGCGTCGGGCCCGACGCCCGCATCGTGCCGCTGCACCTCGCCGACGAGGCACTGGTCGCGCTGATCCGGCCCGGCGACATCGTCGATGTGCTGGCGGCAGGGAGCACCGACGCCGGGCCGGACACCGCGCCGGAAGTGGTCGCGACCGAAGCCGTCGTGACCCTGGTCTCCGCCGAACCCACGGGCCCAGCAGGTTCCCCCGGCCGGGTGGTGCTGGTGGCGTTGCCCCGTCATGCCGCCAACGCGGTGGCCGGCGCCGCGCTGACCCGGCAGATCACCGTCACCTTTCACTGA